In the Campylobacter lari genome, AATTTAAAGCTTTAAACAAAGCTTCATTCTTTGCTAAAACAGTAATTTTTTTATCTTTATGAAAAGTGAAAAAATCATGATTATAAGAACTTACTAAATCTTTACAAAATCTTGGTTCAGGTAAAATATTTTGATTGATTTTACTAATATCTTCTTCAAAATCATTTATATCAAATTTTTTTATGCTTATGAAATTTAGATCTAAATAATCACAAAAATCATCAATACACCAAAAACCTAAAGAATTAACATCATTGATAATGCTTTGACTTTGAAAATTTTGAATTTTTTCTTGTAAATTTTCATATTGCTCTTGATTAAAAGCACTCAAAAATGGACAAATTTCAATCTTTGAAAGTTCATTTGGGATTGATTTTTGTGTATGAATATCAAAATATCTTATACTTTCTATCTCATCTGAAAAAAGCAAAATTCTAAAAGGTTGCTCTTCGTTAATCGCAAAAATATCTATAATATCCCCGCGTATTGAAACTTCACCCTTATCTTGAACTATATCTACAAACTCATACCCACTATGTAAAATTTCTTCTTTAAATTTCTCTAAAGCAAGAAGTGAATTTCTTTTAAGAATAATGTTTTTTAGATGCTTTTTCCCGGGGAGTTTTTGTAAGATTGTTTTTATAGGAGAAATTAAAATTTTATTTTCATCTTCTTTATGATAAGCATTCAATACTTTACAAATTTCAAAAAGCTCTTTAGAAAAAGAGCGCAAATCACTACCAAATTCTGCTCTAAAATCAGGCAAAATGAAAGTTTTTAAATTTAAAAATAAACAAACTTGAGCTAATTCATCTGCTTCTTTATCATTCTCACAAACTATTAACTCAGTTTTGTTGCTTAATAAATATTCATATAATTTAGCTTGCATTTTCTGAATTTTCTATACTCACATCAATAGTTGCAAGTTCTTCATCTTTTTCAATGATTTTACTACTTCCGTTAAATTTTCCACCATTTTCAATGCTTAATTGTTTAACTATGATATTGCCATTAAGCACACCACCAGATAAAATTTCTAAAGAATCAACTTGCATTTCTCCTTCAAAAACCCCATTAATCACTATCTTACTTGCCTTAACTTGTCCTTTTAAAACACCACTTTTGCCTATTACTATCACATTAGAAGAATTAATTACCCCAGTAATTTCTCCATCTAAGTGAAGCATAGAGTCAAAATAAAATTTTCCCTCTATTTTTGCTCCGTTTGAAATGACTGTAGTTTCGGATACTGTAGCAATAGAGCCTTTATTAAAGATTGCCATGGAACTCTCCTTTCTTTTTCAAAAATTTGTTCATAATTTTTTCGGTTTAAATCTATAAAAATTTTAGGATCTAAAAGTTTATTAATAAATCTAACCTCATAATGCAAATGCGGCCCCGTAGAAAGACCAGTATTTCCTGTATATCCTAATAAATCACCTTTTTTCACAAATTGTCCTGCTTTAACAACATCTTTGCGCATCATGTGTGCATATACTGTTTTAAAACCAAAATTATGGATTAAAATTACCGAATAGCCATAACCATTATTACTATATGCAGCATATTCAACCACTCCATTTGCAGGTGCATAAATTGGG is a window encoding:
- a CDS encoding bactofilin family protein codes for the protein MAIFNKGSIATVSETTVISNGAKIEGKFYFDSMLHLDGEITGVINSSNVIVIGKSGVLKGQVKASKIVINGVFEGEMQVDSLEILSGGVLNGNIIVKQLSIENGGKFNGSSKIIEKDEELATIDVSIENSENAS